In a genomic window of Aricia agestis chromosome 2, ilAriAges1.1, whole genome shotgun sequence:
- the LOC121739825 gene encoding uncharacterized protein LOC121739825 isoform X2 — MVTILSKQAPLHKESALLSRFLYKFDKKFRNDIGYRKFKKVNSALRRYLTVDLLKDIKIFKTLLPVDYNIECYLPTRQMLEYVLVRIITFAKIMLRIAVCSKQSAIFYLNRIKRGESHWMSLMPYALLSRIWSMSLVLLQHSCNWYNRLYGFRKYLSHKGVAFLSEDCELPPDLGKWLNMKEMNDEGRFNWAQKSSLELDALLVENEEGDLCENILMYVDKVNSPESDDECDNKVPTLKEVKIDSESLSLNDDLGVAISRDSFKLLNNVPSTVTKQKESPHSIENVTNLSTLQDFIQQEDKYRNESHYLSLTKHLSFMQWQSLKTAMENFENKIMNKNKLQKKLVKLWKQKCLDYL, encoded by the coding sequence ATGGTAACTATACTTTCTAAACAAGCGCCTCTACATAAGGAAAGTGCGTTACTATCACGATTTTTGTATAAATTTGATAAGAAATTCAGAAATGATATTGGATACAGAAAGTTCAAAAAGGTAAATTCTGCGTTAAGAAGATACTTGACTGTAGATTTGTTAAAGGAtatcaaaattttcaaaacaCTGCTGCCCGTAGATTATAACATTGAGTGTTATCTTCCAACTCGGCAGATGTTAGAATATGTTCTAGTGAGAATCATAACATTCGCTAAAATAATGCTCAGAATTGCTGTATGTTCGAAACAATCTGCTATCTTCTATTTGAATAGAATCAAAAGAGGGGAAAGTCACTGGATGTCTCTTATGCCCTATGCTTTGCTGAGTCGGATTTGGTCCATGAGCTTAGTTCTACTGCAGCACTCCTGTAATTGGTATAACAGACTATATGGCTTCAGGAAATATTTGTCCCACAAGGGTGTAGCATTCCTGTCTGAGGATTGTGAATTACCCCCTGACTTAGGAAAATGGTTAAACATGAAAGAGATGAATGATGAAGGAAGATTTAATTGGGCCCAGAAATCATCTTTAGAATTAGATGCTCTGCTAGTTGAAAACGAGGAAGGTGACTTGTGCGAAAACATTTTAATGTATGTTGATAAAGTAAACTCTCCCGAAAGTGATGATGAATGTGATAACAAAGTACCAACTCTGAAGGAAGTGAAAATAGACTCGGAGAGCTTGAGTCTCAATGATGATTTAGGAGTTGCAATATCAAGGGACAGTTTCAAACTTCTCAATAATGTGCCTTCAACTGTTACTAAACAAAAAGAGAGCCCACATTCAATAGAAAATGTTACAAATTTAAGTACTTTGCAAGATTTCATACAGCAAGAAGACAAGTACAGAAATGAATCACACTATTTGTCACTCACTAAACACCTAAGTTTTATGCAATGGCAGTCTTTAAAAACAGCAATGGAAAACTTTGAGAATAAAATCATGAACAAAAACAAACTGCAAAAGAAACTGGTAAAGTTATGGAAGCAAAAATGTTTGGACtatttatga
- the LOC121739821 gene encoding formin-2-like isoform X2 — MQLSTNRVNFSTAVSQISYVNLLSQNRSAKRKIRDIVTILGLQTTDVTAISDCDVKKHSKAQNALVLKIPKVLKLNFNEHEEEEWFQTVIEMYGCNVSFQCDIKSGVVNMKVIDKCNSRVTWTIQVHHKFLTRQMLLNWFVSSVSEGNYFKKLLNAQDLRVLGIQYCTHLLAAGVLRQITDKDAPLENTFKPNLMYYWAHMEEPVSQPVTPGKLDMSSWPPDKIYQPNKKYEPNIISNKDHNEYSNKTNYDEINDINTAKTTILELKCKLQELQNQIDYYKNKIKTVEVSSNNTQDFKNENKLDIEKLDLVSKEIQTSPEALNRLSRNDVFSRESHNISYRDNEKSQNSYVECKSENRSDKIENYCKLNKSRENNKSLKRVVNDTSNNVESIDSQKTIDVDRLKKSKSTCEISSETSSPSTNEVKIMDASNVCADSYVENKDKAVEKSNLSTSTNGSCKETRKLPTLQQDEVKSLPEVSSKVSRDSHEPIIVPNNNSILDSESLSEIKQDLSVKPCHGTLDKTSTSSEEKQADIETTSLESSNSKRQIAAKVCSSPDIEESKLSPIMEALQSEASEICPPQKPSPETGPPSPPSTGPPPPPPMPETSPSLAEVAPPPPPMPDIVSLPPPMLETGPPPSPMPGMCPPPPPMTGMAPPPPPMPGTGPPPPPMPGMGPMPGMGPPPPPMPGMGPPPPPMPGMGPPPPPMPEMGPPPPPMPGIGPPPPPMPGMGPPPPPMPGMGPPPPPMPGMGPPPPPMPGMGPPPVPGSGPLSGSVPPPPLLPGAATASAPPQPPTGPAPFPTPPVGGWGMQRATLRKTPVKPAAPMKPLYWTRILAAPPVAVPEAESPTKPLWLEIEEARLDNIDEFTDLFSRQVVKAPVKKKVEVKTKIQPIKILDSKRSQNVGILAQSLHVEFSEIENAIYNFDTSVVSLEALQQIYELRASEEELALIKEHLATKPDIPLDKPESFLHELSGIQNFAERISCFTFQAEFDDAANTIMHKLDNLKHTCEFLMTNESLKQLFAIILTLGNYMNGGNCQRGQADGFGLEILAKLKDVKSRQSNITLLHFIVRTYLRAGGGALAAALPVPEPGDVYRAAAIDFPDVAQQLNSLRKQLDDCKDKMKKVIDCEEAGRDEDNASENTRSLQVFKEKMTAFLNSAEEKLKTENDNLNECRNKFIATVKFYQYSPKCGRVEDCEPKEFFTLWTSFCSDFKDIYKKEEQIAIKEKLKETKKLQCERKALTQPKKEGGLKARLQKLASTRK; from the exons ATGCAATTGTCTACGAACCGAGTCAACTTCAGCACCGCGGTCTCGCAGATTAGCTACGTAAACCTGCTGAGCCAAAACCGCTCGGCGAAGAGGAAAATTCGCGACATTGTGACCATATTAGGACTCCAAACCACGGACGTTACCGCGATCAGTGATTGTGATGTGAAGAAGCATTCGAAGGCGCAAAATGCACTAGTGTTAAAGATTCCAAAGGTGttgaaattaaatttcaatGAACACGAGGAGGAGGAGTGGTTCCAAACTGTGATCGAAATGTACGGGTGCAACGTTAGTTTTCAGTGTGATATCAAAAGCGGAGTGGTCAATATGAAAGTTATTGATAAATGTAACTCAAGAGTGACTTGGACGATTCAAGTTCACCATAAATTCCTAACTA GGCAGATGCTTCTTAACTGGTTCGTTTCATCCGTTTCGGAAGGGAACTATTTCAAGAAGTTGCTAAATGCGCAAGACCTTAGAGTATTGGGAATTCAATACTGTACACATCTGCTGGCGGCGGGAGTCCTTCGACAAATAACTGATAAAGATGCGCCACTAGAAAATACATTTAAG ccTAACTTAATGTATTATTGGGCGCACATGGAGGAGCCAGTTTCTCAACCTGTGACACCGGGGAAACTAGACATGTCCTCGTGGCCACCCGATAAAATATATCAACCAAATAAAAAGTATGAACCCAACATCATCTCCAACAAGGATCATAATGAATATTCCAACAAAACTAATTATGATGAAATAAATGATATCAACACAGCGAAAACAactatattagaattaaaatgtaagctTCAAGAATTACAAAATCAAATTGACTACTATAAAAATAAGATTAAGACTGTTGAGGTAAGCTCAAATAATACTCAAGACTTCAAAAACGAAAACAAATTAGATATAGAAAAATTAGATTTAGTAAGTAAAGAAATTCAAACAAGTCCTGAAGCACTAAATAGGTTATCAAGAAATGATGTGTTCAGTAGAGAAAGTCACAATATAAGTTACAGAGATAATGAAAAATCACAAAATAGTTATGTAGAATGTAAATCTGAAAACAGATCtgataaaatagaaaattattgcaaattaaataaaagtcgAGAAAATAATAAATCGCTAAAGAGGGTTGTAAATGACACAAGTAACAATGTAGAATCAATTGATAGTCAAAAAACGATAGATGTAGatagattaaaaaaatcaaaatcaacatGTGAAATTTCATCAGAAACCTCATCACCTAGTACAAATGAAGTAAAGATAATGGATGCCTCTAATGTGTGTGCTGATAGTTATGTAGAAAACAAAGACAAGGCTGTAGAAAAGTCAAATTTATCTACAAGCACAAATGGTAGCTGCAAAGAAACTAGGAAATTACCAACATTGCAACAAGATGAGGTTAAATCACTACCAGAAGTTAGTAGCAAAGTATCTAGAGATTCGCATGAACCAATTATAGTTCCTAATAACAATTCTATATTAGATTCAGAATCTCTTAGTGAAATAAAACAAGATTTAAGTGTGAAACCATGTCATGGAACTTTGGACAAAACATCAACATCGTCAGAGGAGAAACAAGCCGACATAGAAACAACTTCACTAGAATCATCTAATTCTAAGAGACAAATAGCTGCTAAAGTATGTAGTTCACCTGATATTGAAGAAAGTAAACTTTCTCCAATAATGGAAGCACTACAGTCTGAAGCATCAGAAATATGTCCTCCACAAAAACCCTCGCCAGAAACAGGGCCACCGTCACCACCGTCGACTGGTCCTCCACCTCCCCCTCCTATGCCGGAAACGAGTCCTTCTTTAGCAGAAGTTGCTCCGCCGCCACCACCAATGCCAGATATTGTTTCTTTGCCACCTCCTATGCTAGAAACGGGTCCGCCGCCATCTCCAATGCCAGGGATGTGTCCACCACCTCCTCCTATGACAGGAATGGCTCCGCCGCCCCCTCCGATGCCAGGAACTGGTCCGCCGCCTCCTCCGATGCCAGGGATGGGTCCGATGCCAGGGATGGGTCCACCGCCTCCTCCAATGCCAGGAATGGGTCCACCGCCTCCTCCAATGCCAGGGATGGGTCCGCCGCCCCCTCCAATGCCCGAAATGGGTCCGCCGCCCCCTCCAATGCCAGGGATAGGTCCACCGCCTCCTCCAATGCCCGGAATGGGTCCGCCGCCACCTCCAATGCCAGGGATGGGTCCGCCGCCCCCTCCAATGCCAGGGATGGGTCCACCGCCCCCTCCTATGCCCGGAATGGGTCCACCTCCTGTACCCGGATCCGGTCCACTGTCGGGGTCGGTACCACCGCCCCCGCTGCTGCCGGGGGCTGCGACTGCGTCTGCCCCGCCTCAACCTCCCACGGGACCTGCACCCTTCCCGACGCCGCCAGTCGGGGGTTGGGGGATGCAGAGAGCGA CGTTGCGCAAAACTCCCGTGAAGCCAGCCGCGCCTATGAAGCCTTTGTACTGGACGAGGATACTCGCTGCGCCGCCGGTCGCCGTGCCCGAGGCGGAATCTCCCACCAAGCCCCTGTGGCTGGAGATCGAGGAGGCGAGGCTGGACAACATCGACGAGTTCACTGACCTCTTCTCCAGACAAGTCGTCAAAGCCCCGGTAAAGAAAAAAGTCGAAGTGAAAACGAAGATCCAGCCCATCAAGATACTAGATAGCAAGAGGTCACAGAACGTCGGGATTCTCGCACAAAGTTTACACGTTGAGTTCTCCGAGATCGAAAACGCTATTTATAACTTTGATACGTCTGTTGTCAGTTTGGAAGCTTTGCAGCAGATTTATGAATTG AGGGCATCGGAAGAGGAACTGGCGTTGATAAAGGAGCATTTGGCAACAAAACCTGATATACCTCTAGACAAGCCGGAGAGCTTCTTACACGAGTTATCCGGGATACAGAATTTCGCCGAACGAATATCCTGCTTTACCTTTCAAGCCGAATTCGACGACGCCGCCAATACTATCATGCACAAGTTGGACAACTTAAAACACACGTGTGAG TTCCTGATGACGAACGAGTCGCTGAAGCAGCTGTTCGCGATAATCCTTACGCTGGGCAACTACATGAACGGCGGGAACTGCCAGCGCGGGCAGGCCGACGGCTTCGGACTTGAGATACTCGCCAAGTTGAAGGATGTTAAG TCTCGTCAGTCCAACATCACGCTACTGCACTTCATCGTGCGCACGTACCtgcgcgcggggggcggggcgctgGCGGCGGCGCTGCCCGTGCCCGAGCCCGGCGACGTGTACCGCGCGGCCGCCATAGACTTCCCGGACGTCGCACAACAGCTCAACTCGCTGAGGAAGCAGCTAGATG ATTGTAAAGACAAGATGAAGAAAGTGATTGACTGTGAGGAGGCGGGCAGAGACGAGGACAACGCCAGCGAGAACACCAGAAGTTTACAAGTTTTTAAAGAGAAAATGACCGCATTCCTAAACTCCGCCGAGGAGAAACTCAAAACTGAGAACGACAATTTGAATGAGTGCAGAAATAAATTCATAGCCACAGTCAAGTTCTATCAGTACTCGCCGAAATGCGGCAGGGTCGAGGACTGCGAGCCCAAAGAGTTCTTCACCCTGTGGACGTCGTTCTGTAGCGATTTCAAAGACATCTACAAGAAAGAGGAGCAAATAGCCATCAAGGAAAA attAAAAGAAACCAAGAAACTCCAGTGTGAGAGGAAAGCTCTCACACAGCCTAAAAAAGAGGGCGGACTCAAAGCTCGTCTGCAGAAGTTGGCCAGCACAAGAAAGTAA
- the LOC121739825 gene encoding uncharacterized protein LOC121739825 isoform X1, translating to MDLWNSRTVEQPPINTAICDHEIDVKELKHSLNSMVTILSKQAPLHKESALLSRFLYKFDKKFRNDIGYRKFKKVNSALRRYLTVDLLKDIKIFKTLLPVDYNIECYLPTRQMLEYVLVRIITFAKIMLRIAVCSKQSAIFYLNRIKRGESHWMSLMPYALLSRIWSMSLVLLQHSCNWYNRLYGFRKYLSHKGVAFLSEDCELPPDLGKWLNMKEMNDEGRFNWAQKSSLELDALLVENEEGDLCENILMYVDKVNSPESDDECDNKVPTLKEVKIDSESLSLNDDLGVAISRDSFKLLNNVPSTVTKQKESPHSIENVTNLSTLQDFIQQEDKYRNESHYLSLTKHLSFMQWQSLKTAMENFENKIMNKNKLQKKLVKLWKQKCLDYL from the exons atgGACCTATGGAATTCGCGAACAGTGGAGCAGCCACCCATAAACACTGCTATCTGTGACCATGAAATAG ATGTAAAGGAGTTGAAGCATTCCCTAAATAGCATGGTAACTATACTTTCTAAACAAGCGCCTCTACATAAGGAAAGTGCGTTACTATCACGATTTTTGTATAAATTTGATAAGAAATTCAGAAATGATATTGGATACAGAAAGTTCAAAAAGGTAAATTCTGCGTTAAGAAGATACTTGACTGTAGATTTGTTAAAGGAtatcaaaattttcaaaacaCTGCTGCCCGTAGATTATAACATTGAGTGTTATCTTCCAACTCGGCAGATGTTAGAATATGTTCTAGTGAGAATCATAACATTCGCTAAAATAATGCTCAGAATTGCTGTATGTTCGAAACAATCTGCTATCTTCTATTTGAATAGAATCAAAAGAGGGGAAAGTCACTGGATGTCTCTTATGCCCTATGCTTTGCTGAGTCGGATTTGGTCCATGAGCTTAGTTCTACTGCAGCACTCCTGTAATTGGTATAACAGACTATATGGCTTCAGGAAATATTTGTCCCACAAGGGTGTAGCATTCCTGTCTGAGGATTGTGAATTACCCCCTGACTTAGGAAAATGGTTAAACATGAAAGAGATGAATGATGAAGGAAGATTTAATTGGGCCCAGAAATCATCTTTAGAATTAGATGCTCTGCTAGTTGAAAACGAGGAAGGTGACTTGTGCGAAAACATTTTAATGTATGTTGATAAAGTAAACTCTCCCGAAAGTGATGATGAATGTGATAACAAAGTACCAACTCTGAAGGAAGTGAAAATAGACTCGGAGAGCTTGAGTCTCAATGATGATTTAGGAGTTGCAATATCAAGGGACAGTTTCAAACTTCTCAATAATGTGCCTTCAACTGTTACTAAACAAAAAGAGAGCCCACATTCAATAGAAAATGTTACAAATTTAAGTACTTTGCAAGATTTCATACAGCAAGAAGACAAGTACAGAAATGAATCACACTATTTGTCACTCACTAAACACCTAAGTTTTATGCAATGGCAGTCTTTAAAAACAGCAATGGAAAACTTTGAGAATAAAATCATGAACAAAAACAAACTGCAAAAGAAACTGGTAAAGTTATGGAAGCAAAAATGTTTGGACtatttatga
- the LOC121739821 gene encoding protein cappuccino-like isoform X1, translating into MGNTQAGEKHLKTGKSPGKGKHFIKNLNRRGSGKEGKKHGKKSAAKLETPDREFDKTSESDNNETIETGDNTLECVFAMAGARGARAAGGGGQGDRCARSPTPAAGARASDPSSSDTYADLTPPAVELNQCYYSAESDSAPDEPRAPGEARAQPAPAPPDMPHGDVPALAYEVEKEVKVDVFDDKLRDTVENEKNMGNIFIHARAEPGDSGADEPDRELLGSALRPAPGQTSFTLSKHRKVELPPAVTEDALQILDDDKDKVCSPIEAAPAVTESNVLRKVASLTLERHSETRPVTRPKFVPEKLDFQLYEKFEGQMLLNWFVSSVSEGNYFKKLLNAQDLRVLGIQYCTHLLAAGVLRQITDKDAPLENTFKPNLMYYWAHMEEPVSQPVTPGKLDMSSWPPDKIYQPNKKYEPNIISNKDHNEYSNKTNYDEINDINTAKTTILELKCKLQELQNQIDYYKNKIKTVEVSSNNTQDFKNENKLDIEKLDLVSKEIQTSPEALNRLSRNDVFSRESHNISYRDNEKSQNSYVECKSENRSDKIENYCKLNKSRENNKSLKRVVNDTSNNVESIDSQKTIDVDRLKKSKSTCEISSETSSPSTNEVKIMDASNVCADSYVENKDKAVEKSNLSTSTNGSCKETRKLPTLQQDEVKSLPEVSSKVSRDSHEPIIVPNNNSILDSESLSEIKQDLSVKPCHGTLDKTSTSSEEKQADIETTSLESSNSKRQIAAKVCSSPDIEESKLSPIMEALQSEASEICPPQKPSPETGPPSPPSTGPPPPPPMPETSPSLAEVAPPPPPMPDIVSLPPPMLETGPPPSPMPGMCPPPPPMTGMAPPPPPMPGTGPPPPPMPGMGPMPGMGPPPPPMPGMGPPPPPMPGMGPPPPPMPEMGPPPPPMPGIGPPPPPMPGMGPPPPPMPGMGPPPPPMPGMGPPPPPMPGMGPPPVPGSGPLSGSVPPPPLLPGAATASAPPQPPTGPAPFPTPPVGGWGMQRATLRKTPVKPAAPMKPLYWTRILAAPPVAVPEAESPTKPLWLEIEEARLDNIDEFTDLFSRQVVKAPVKKKVEVKTKIQPIKILDSKRSQNVGILAQSLHVEFSEIENAIYNFDTSVVSLEALQQIYELRASEEELALIKEHLATKPDIPLDKPESFLHELSGIQNFAERISCFTFQAEFDDAANTIMHKLDNLKHTCEFLMTNESLKQLFAIILTLGNYMNGGNCQRGQADGFGLEILAKLKDVKSRQSNITLLHFIVRTYLRAGGGALAAALPVPEPGDVYRAAAIDFPDVAQQLNSLRKQLDDCKDKMKKVIDCEEAGRDEDNASENTRSLQVFKEKMTAFLNSAEEKLKTENDNLNECRNKFIATVKFYQYSPKCGRVEDCEPKEFFTLWTSFCSDFKDIYKKEEQIAIKEKLKETKKLQCERKALTQPKKEGGLKARLQKLASTRK; encoded by the exons ATGGGGAACACCCAGGCGGGCGAGAAGCACCTCAAAACGGGCAAGTCGCCCGGGAAAGGTAAACATTTCATCAAGAACCTAAACAGAAGAGGGTCGGGGAAGGAGGGCAAGAAGCACGGGAAAAAGAGCGCCGCGAAACTAGAAACACCCGATAGAGAGTTCGATAAAACTTCCGAGTCGGATAACAATGAGACGATCGAGACGGGCGATAACACGCTCGAGTGCGTGTTCGCGATGGcgggggcgcggggggcgcgcgcggcgggcggcggggggcAGGGGGACAGGTGCGCGCGGTCGCCGACCCCCGCGGCCGGCGCGCGCGCCTCCGACCCGTCCTCCTCCGACACGTACGCGGACCTCACGCCGCCCGCGGTCGAGCTCAACCAGTGCTACTACTCGGCCGAGAGCGACAGTGCGCCCGACGAGCCGCGCGCCCCCGGGGAAGCGCGCGCGCagcccgcccccgccccgcccGACATGCCGCACGGTGATGTCCCCGCGCTCGCCTACGAAGTGGAAAAAGAAGTTAAAGTGGACGTCTTCGATGACAAGCTGCGCGACACCGTCGAGAATGAGAAAAACATGGGCAACATATTCATCCACGCGAGAGCGGAGCCCGGGGACTCCGGCGCCGACGAGCCCGACCGCGAGCTGCTGGGGAGCGCGCTCCGCCCGGCCCCGGGGCAGACCTCCTTCACGCTGTCCAAGCATCGGAAGGTGGAGCTGCCGCCCGCCGTCACGGAGGACGCGCTGCAGATACTCGACGACG ACAAAGATAAAGTATGCAGTCCCATCGAGGCGGCGCCAGCGGTCACAGAGTCCAACGTGCTGCGAAAGGTGGCCTCGCTGACGCTGGAGAGGCACAGCGAGACCAGGCCAGTCACCAGGCCCAAGTTCGTGCCAGAGAAGTTGGACTTCCAGCTGTATGAAAAGTTCGAAG GGCAGATGCTTCTTAACTGGTTCGTTTCATCCGTTTCGGAAGGGAACTATTTCAAGAAGTTGCTAAATGCGCAAGACCTTAGAGTATTGGGAATTCAATACTGTACACATCTGCTGGCGGCGGGAGTCCTTCGACAAATAACTGATAAAGATGCGCCACTAGAAAATACATTTAAG ccTAACTTAATGTATTATTGGGCGCACATGGAGGAGCCAGTTTCTCAACCTGTGACACCGGGGAAACTAGACATGTCCTCGTGGCCACCCGATAAAATATATCAACCAAATAAAAAGTATGAACCCAACATCATCTCCAACAAGGATCATAATGAATATTCCAACAAAACTAATTATGATGAAATAAATGATATCAACACAGCGAAAACAactatattagaattaaaatgtaagctTCAAGAATTACAAAATCAAATTGACTACTATAAAAATAAGATTAAGACTGTTGAGGTAAGCTCAAATAATACTCAAGACTTCAAAAACGAAAACAAATTAGATATAGAAAAATTAGATTTAGTAAGTAAAGAAATTCAAACAAGTCCTGAAGCACTAAATAGGTTATCAAGAAATGATGTGTTCAGTAGAGAAAGTCACAATATAAGTTACAGAGATAATGAAAAATCACAAAATAGTTATGTAGAATGTAAATCTGAAAACAGATCtgataaaatagaaaattattgcaaattaaataaaagtcgAGAAAATAATAAATCGCTAAAGAGGGTTGTAAATGACACAAGTAACAATGTAGAATCAATTGATAGTCAAAAAACGATAGATGTAGatagattaaaaaaatcaaaatcaacatGTGAAATTTCATCAGAAACCTCATCACCTAGTACAAATGAAGTAAAGATAATGGATGCCTCTAATGTGTGTGCTGATAGTTATGTAGAAAACAAAGACAAGGCTGTAGAAAAGTCAAATTTATCTACAAGCACAAATGGTAGCTGCAAAGAAACTAGGAAATTACCAACATTGCAACAAGATGAGGTTAAATCACTACCAGAAGTTAGTAGCAAAGTATCTAGAGATTCGCATGAACCAATTATAGTTCCTAATAACAATTCTATATTAGATTCAGAATCTCTTAGTGAAATAAAACAAGATTTAAGTGTGAAACCATGTCATGGAACTTTGGACAAAACATCAACATCGTCAGAGGAGAAACAAGCCGACATAGAAACAACTTCACTAGAATCATCTAATTCTAAGAGACAAATAGCTGCTAAAGTATGTAGTTCACCTGATATTGAAGAAAGTAAACTTTCTCCAATAATGGAAGCACTACAGTCTGAAGCATCAGAAATATGTCCTCCACAAAAACCCTCGCCAGAAACAGGGCCACCGTCACCACCGTCGACTGGTCCTCCACCTCCCCCTCCTATGCCGGAAACGAGTCCTTCTTTAGCAGAAGTTGCTCCGCCGCCACCACCAATGCCAGATATTGTTTCTTTGCCACCTCCTATGCTAGAAACGGGTCCGCCGCCATCTCCAATGCCAGGGATGTGTCCACCACCTCCTCCTATGACAGGAATGGCTCCGCCGCCCCCTCCGATGCCAGGAACTGGTCCGCCGCCTCCTCCGATGCCAGGGATGGGTCCGATGCCAGGGATGGGTCCACCGCCTCCTCCAATGCCAGGAATGGGTCCACCGCCTCCTCCAATGCCAGGGATGGGTCCGCCGCCCCCTCCAATGCCCGAAATGGGTCCGCCGCCCCCTCCAATGCCAGGGATAGGTCCACCGCCTCCTCCAATGCCCGGAATGGGTCCGCCGCCACCTCCAATGCCAGGGATGGGTCCGCCGCCCCCTCCAATGCCAGGGATGGGTCCACCGCCCCCTCCTATGCCCGGAATGGGTCCACCTCCTGTACCCGGATCCGGTCCACTGTCGGGGTCGGTACCACCGCCCCCGCTGCTGCCGGGGGCTGCGACTGCGTCTGCCCCGCCTCAACCTCCCACGGGACCTGCACCCTTCCCGACGCCGCCAGTCGGGGGTTGGGGGATGCAGAGAGCGA CGTTGCGCAAAACTCCCGTGAAGCCAGCCGCGCCTATGAAGCCTTTGTACTGGACGAGGATACTCGCTGCGCCGCCGGTCGCCGTGCCCGAGGCGGAATCTCCCACCAAGCCCCTGTGGCTGGAGATCGAGGAGGCGAGGCTGGACAACATCGACGAGTTCACTGACCTCTTCTCCAGACAAGTCGTCAAAGCCCCGGTAAAGAAAAAAGTCGAAGTGAAAACGAAGATCCAGCCCATCAAGATACTAGATAGCAAGAGGTCACAGAACGTCGGGATTCTCGCACAAAGTTTACACGTTGAGTTCTCCGAGATCGAAAACGCTATTTATAACTTTGATACGTCTGTTGTCAGTTTGGAAGCTTTGCAGCAGATTTATGAATTG AGGGCATCGGAAGAGGAACTGGCGTTGATAAAGGAGCATTTGGCAACAAAACCTGATATACCTCTAGACAAGCCGGAGAGCTTCTTACACGAGTTATCCGGGATACAGAATTTCGCCGAACGAATATCCTGCTTTACCTTTCAAGCCGAATTCGACGACGCCGCCAATACTATCATGCACAAGTTGGACAACTTAAAACACACGTGTGAG TTCCTGATGACGAACGAGTCGCTGAAGCAGCTGTTCGCGATAATCCTTACGCTGGGCAACTACATGAACGGCGGGAACTGCCAGCGCGGGCAGGCCGACGGCTTCGGACTTGAGATACTCGCCAAGTTGAAGGATGTTAAG TCTCGTCAGTCCAACATCACGCTACTGCACTTCATCGTGCGCACGTACCtgcgcgcggggggcggggcgctgGCGGCGGCGCTGCCCGTGCCCGAGCCCGGCGACGTGTACCGCGCGGCCGCCATAGACTTCCCGGACGTCGCACAACAGCTCAACTCGCTGAGGAAGCAGCTAGATG ATTGTAAAGACAAGATGAAGAAAGTGATTGACTGTGAGGAGGCGGGCAGAGACGAGGACAACGCCAGCGAGAACACCAGAAGTTTACAAGTTTTTAAAGAGAAAATGACCGCATTCCTAAACTCCGCCGAGGAGAAACTCAAAACTGAGAACGACAATTTGAATGAGTGCAGAAATAAATTCATAGCCACAGTCAAGTTCTATCAGTACTCGCCGAAATGCGGCAGGGTCGAGGACTGCGAGCCCAAAGAGTTCTTCACCCTGTGGACGTCGTTCTGTAGCGATTTCAAAGACATCTACAAGAAAGAGGAGCAAATAGCCATCAAGGAAAA attAAAAGAAACCAAGAAACTCCAGTGTGAGAGGAAAGCTCTCACACAGCCTAAAAAAGAGGGCGGACTCAAAGCTCGTCTGCAGAAGTTGGCCAGCACAAGAAAGTAA